One genomic region from Microcystis panniformis FACHB-1757 encodes:
- a CDS encoding IS5 family transposase has translation MFISKIMDYQNLSDEQFKRRFGVYKPTYRKMVESVKSVEADSNSPSKRGPKPKLSIEEQVLVTLEYWREYRTYFHIGTSWELSESTICRIVNKTEKMLLQSGNFRLKGKKALLNQAEIPVVTVMDVTETPIERPKKKQKDFLGGKRGYHTLKSQLVADQNTEEIICVFCGKGRGHDFSLFKKSRVRFHPLTTSIEDSGYQGIAAYHSNSYTPKKKSKNRKLTELEKEYNKALAKERIIIEHINRKLKTFKILSCKYRNRRRRYSLRVNLLAAIYNCELGIGIAAS, from the coding sequence ATGTTTATTAGCAAAATTATGGATTATCAAAACTTATCAGATGAACAATTCAAACGCCGTTTCGGTGTGTATAAACCAACATATAGAAAGATGGTAGAATCAGTAAAAAGTGTTGAAGCCGACTCTAATTCACCATCTAAAAGGGGACCGAAACCTAAACTATCTATAGAAGAACAAGTTTTAGTAACGTTAGAATATTGGCGAGAATATAGAACATATTTTCACATTGGTACAAGCTGGGAACTATCAGAATCAACTATATGTCGGATTGTAAATAAGACGGAAAAAATGCTTTTACAATCGGGAAACTTCCGTTTAAAAGGAAAAAAAGCTTTACTCAATCAAGCAGAGATACCGGTCGTAACGGTAATGGATGTAACGGAAACTCCCATTGAACGCCCCAAAAAGAAACAGAAAGATTTTTTGGGGGGTAAAAGAGGTTATCATACTTTAAAATCCCAATTAGTAGCTGATCAAAATACCGAGGAAATTATCTGTGTCTTTTGTGGGAAAGGTAGAGGTCATGATTTTAGTTTATTTAAAAAAAGTCGAGTTCGTTTTCATCCTTTAACTACCAGCATAGAAGACAGTGGTTATCAGGGAATAGCTGCATACCATAGTAATAGTTATACACCGAAAAAGAAATCGAAAAATAGAAAATTAACAGAGTTAGAAAAAGAGTATAACAAGGCTTTAGCCAAAGAAAGGATTATCATTGAACATATAAATAGGAAACTCAAAACCTTTAAAATCTTATCCTGTAAATATCGGAATCGTCGTCGAAGATATAGTTTAAGAGTTAACTTGTTGGCGGCTATTTATAACTGTGAGTTAGGGATAGGTATAGCAGCTTCTTAA
- a CDS encoding type I restriction endonuclease subunit R, with protein sequence MLTLKTSKLTLADVQRHLHFQEKLEDVSFTELLALETVSEAEKLELVQIRNDFRPYLMEDKASEGQVKVLTLFPLLRLAGFYRYPIKIRVEEGIDNIILVDEDKTISGRFDIVTVNNSIATVNDIPFWILVIEAKESGIEVRQGLPQLLTYAYNSLERQPSVWGLATNGLQYMFVYLRQETNPTYQIMPELNLMYPESAINLLQILKAMGQLILE encoded by the coding sequence ATGCTGACCCTCAAAACGAGTAAACTAACCCTTGCTGATGTTCAACGTCATCTCCATTTTCAAGAAAAGCTTGAAGATGTTTCATTTACAGAGCTTTTAGCTTTGGAAACCGTCAGCGAGGCAGAAAAATTAGAACTTGTTCAAATCCGCAACGATTTTCGACCCTATTTGATGGAAGATAAAGCATCAGAAGGACAAGTTAAAGTTTTAACCCTATTTCCCCTATTGCGGTTAGCGGGTTTTTATCGTTATCCGATTAAGATTAGGGTTGAAGAAGGGATTGATAATATTATCCTTGTGGATGAAGATAAAACTATTAGCGGACGCTTTGATATTGTCACGGTAAATAATTCGATAGCAACTGTCAATGATATCCCTTTTTGGATTTTAGTCATTGAAGCTAAAGAGAGTGGAATCGAAGTACGTCAGGGATTACCTCAATTATTGACTTATGCCTACAATAGCTTAGAAAGACAACCCTCAGTTTGGGGATTAGCGACTAATGGCTTACAATATATGTTCGTCTATCTCAGACAAGAAACTAACCCCACTTATCAGATAATGCCAGAACTTAATTTAATGTATCCTGAATCAGCAATTAATCTGCTCCAAATTCTCAAGGCAATGGGTCAGCTAATTTTAGAGTAA
- a CDS encoding DUF4926 domain-containing protein, whose product MDVRLYDHVVLCLDVPEDNLKSGDVAVLVDLIPHPSNGEMGAILEVFNALGESISVVTVPISAIKPLQANEIFTVRSLVKVE is encoded by the coding sequence ATGGATGTTAGATTATACGATCATGTGGTTCTTTGTCTTGATGTTCCCGAAGACAATCTAAAATCGGGAGATGTGGCAGTATTAGTGGATTTAATCCCCCATCCTAGCAATGGCGAAATGGGAGCAATTTTAGAGGTTTTTAACGCTCTCGGTGAGTCAATTTCAGTAGTTACTGTGCCAATTTCGGCGATTAAACCCCTACAAGCAAATGAAATATTTACCGTCCGCTCTTTAGTGAAAGTTGAATAA